In Stigmatopora nigra isolate UIUO_SnigA chromosome 2, RoL_Snig_1.1, whole genome shotgun sequence, a single window of DNA contains:
- the tmem244 gene encoding putative transmembrane protein 244, producing MLFDYCCRCCGFTLIKRHGAASLKTAPSDTWVVLQNLLMCMVCFYSLYYMVVSACIGILRVHEINSLLAPFDYTTQPSWQNPKFLVGVISTEVTYVLGGLVFAWIVEEWVWDYAITVTLLHVAMTVAVMSDFPSTEHWWIALGSGLVMMIFGGQVLAYKLFRNNFVSPAELQNF from the exons ATGTTGTTTGACTACTGCTGCCGATGTTGTGGATTCACGCTCATCAAGCGACACGGGGCCGCCTCGCTCAAGACCGCGCCCAGTGACACCTGG GTGGTTCTCCAGAATCTGTTGATGTGTATGGTCTGCTTCTACTCGCTCTACTACATGGTGGTTAGCGCTTGCATCGGGATACTCAG GGTTCATGAAATCAACAGTCTACTGGCACCATTTGACTACACCACACAACCATCATGGCAGAACCCCAAATTCCTGG TGGGCGTCATTTCCACAGAGGTCACATACGTTCTGGGAGGACTGGTGTTCGCCTGGATTGTGGAGGAGTGGGTTTGGGACTACGCCATCACCGTTACGCTCCTCCACGTGGCCATGACTgttgcag TGATGTCAGATTTCCCCTCAACGGAGCATTGGTGGATCGCACTGG GTTCTGGTTTAGTGATGATGATTTTTGGAGGGCAGGTTCTGGCTTATAAACTTTTCAGGAATAATTTTGTTTCGCCGGCCGAGCTGCAGAACTTCTGA
- the tmem200a gene encoding transmembrane protein 200A codes for MTAAAGVLTGLAKLKRQDSARSQQRPTPAPGLADGPQEGAPRKRKRRTDVVVVRGRLRLNSASGFFLLLGLLVLAAGIAMATLGYWPPSQSPPGGGRSSVNSTLEGQPGGVLTRFLERHRHSEKMKMFGPFTMGIGIFIFICANAILHENRDRETKIIHMRDMYSTVIDIQRLRQKEQKLQFQHNYAREDPRNYGDDDPALAFSSWAASPEEEALLRDRSDCAFAGLLAPLYKDRSPSQGAAPERGGHRARSIVSSSISAFTLPVIKLNNCVIDEPEMEAITEEDRGGRRGDEGLSLRPSGLAAPASLAVPVASLAKASKSPRLHRSNSASSTSSGSSLAPSPCPVCWLSPGAARSDFGSDSSLHALGGHSKSLDLERQPSVLSVHRDQRKHPSWPRLDRSNSSRSIKGYTRLEDRGEGLPAAARRDYSKREKLLMISRSHNNLSFEHEDSGGGAMKRGSSESRF; via the exons ATGACGGCCGCGGCGGGCGTGCTAACGGGTTTGGCTAAGCTAAAGCGCCAGGATTCGGCCCGTTCGCAGCAGCGGCCCACGCCGGCGCCGGGTTTGGCCGACGGTCCTCAAGAAGGAGCTCCGAG GAAACGAAAGCGGCGCACTGACGTAGTGGTGGTGCGCGGTCGCCTACGCCTCAACTCCGCCTCGGGCTTTTTCCTCCTCCTGGGTCTCCTGGTTCTGGCCGCGGGGATCGCCATGGCCACCTTGGGCTACTGGCCGCCATCTCAGAGCCCGCCCGGCGGAGGACGATCTTCCGTGAACTCCACCTTGGAAG gtCAGCCAGGAGGCGTCCTCACCCGCTTCCTGGAACGGCATCGCCACTCGGAGAAGATGAAGATGTTCGGGCCTTTCACCATGGGCATCGGGATTTTCATATTCATCTGTGCTAATGCTATCCTTCATGAGAACAGAGACAGAGAAACAAAG ATCATCCACATGCGGGACATGTACTCCACGGTCATCGACATCCAGCGCCTGCGACAGAAGGAACAAAAACTTCAGTTTCAGCACAACTATGCAAGAGAGGATCCCCGTAACTACGGCGACGACGACCCCGCCTTGGCCTTCTCCTCTTGGGCCGCCTCCCCAGAGGAAGAGGCCCTCCTCCGAGACCGCTCGGACTGCGCCTTTGCCGGGCTGCTGGCGCCGCTCTACAAGGACCGCTCGCCGTCCCAGGGCGCGGCGCCGGAGAGGGGCGGCCACCGCGCCCGCTCCATCGTGTCGTCTTCCATCTCGGCCTTCACGCTTCCCGTCATCAAACTCAACAACTGCGTCATCGACGAGCCGGAGATGGAAGCCATCACCGAGGAGGACAGAGGGGGTCGCCGTGGGGACGAGGGTTTGAGTTTACGGCCCTCTGGCTTGGCGGCGCCGGCGTCCTTGGCGGTCCCGGTGGCTAGCCTGGCCAAAGCTTCGAAATCACCTCGCTTGCATCGGAGTAACTCCGCCTCCTCGACTTCGTCCGGTTCCTCCTTGGCGCCGTCCCCCTGCCCGGTGTGCTGGCTCTCGCCCGGCGCGGCCCGTTCCGACTTTGGTTCCGACTCCTCCTTGCACGCGCTGGGCGGCCACTCCAAATCGTTGGATTTGGAGCGCCAGCCTAGCGTGCTGAGCGTGCATCGCGATCAGCGTAAGCACCCCAGCTGGCCGCGCCTGGACCGCAGCAATAGCAGCCGGAGCATCAAGGGCTACACTCGGCTGGAGGACCGTGGGGAGGGGCTTCCGGCCGCCGCTAGGCGGGACTATAGCAAGCGGGAGAAGCTGCTGATGATTTCTCGCTCGCATAACAATCTAAGTTTCGAGCACGAAGACTCTGGAGGCGGGGCCATGAAGCGGGGAAGCTCGGAAAGTCGCTTTTGA